One Triticum dicoccoides isolate Atlit2015 ecotype Zavitan chromosome 5B, WEW_v2.0, whole genome shotgun sequence genomic window carries:
- the LOC119307467 gene encoding 11-beta-hydroxysteroid dehydrogenase A-like: MARQALTNGFLSGFMHVGLALVLLAYLPVAFLCRLVYRLLIRPFAAGEDLRGKVVLITGASSGIGEHLAYEYARKGACVALVARTEIALRAVAKTARELGAPDTLVVPADITNVEEAKRAVEETLAHFGKLNHLVANAGVWSSCFFEEITNVSAFQNVMDLNFWGAVYPTYFALPYLKASRGNIVVTASVAGRVPVARMSFYNASKAAVIRFYETLRAELGPHVRVTILMPGYVVSNLTMGKGVQKDGNVGFDEEARDINVGPLPVGKTETLAEVVVASVRRGDSYVTWPGWYWPFHMVMCAAPELVDWFSRAFYVSKSSDKDGDTLSKKILMAVGGNKFYPKNIRSSQPQ; this comes from the exons ATGGCGAGACAAGCCCTGACGAACGGGTTCCTCAGCGGCTTCATGCACGTGGGGCTGGCGCTGGTGCTCCTCGCCTACCTCCCCGTCGCCTTCCTCTGCCGCCTCGTCTACAGGCTGCTGATTAGGCCCTTCGCCGCCGGCGAGGACCTCCGCGGCAAGGTCGTGCTCATCACCGGCGCCTCCTCCGGCATCGGCGAG CACCTGGCTTACGAGTACGCGAGGAAAGGCGCGTGCGTGGCGCTGGTGGCCCGGACGGAGATCGCGCTGCGCGCCGTGGCCAAGACGGCGCGGGAGCTGGGCGCGCCGGACACGCTGGTGGTGCCGGCGGACATCACCAACGTGGAGGAGGCCAAGCGGGCCGTCGAGGAGACCCTCGCCCACTTCGGCAAAT TGAATCACCTGGTGGCTAACGCGGGCGTGTGGTCCAGCTGCTTCTTCGAGGAGATCACCAACGTATCCGCCTTCCAGAACGTCATG GATCTCAACTTCTGGGGCGCGGTGTACCCGACCTACTTCGCGCTGCCCTACCTGAAGGCCAGCCGCGGCAACATCGTGGTCACCGCCTCCGTGGCCGGCAGGGTCCCGGTGGCGCGGATGAGCTTCTACAAC GCGAGCAAGGCCGCGGTGATCCGGTTCTACGAGACGCTGCGGGCGGAGCTGGGCCCGCACGTCCGCGTCACCATCCTCATGCCGGGCTACGTCGTCTCCAACCTCACCATGGGCAAGGGCGTCCAGAAGGACGGCAACGTCGGCTTCGACGAGGAGGCCCGCGAC ATAAACGTGGGGCCGCTGCCGGTGGGGAAGACGGAGAcgctggcggaggtggtggtggcgagCGTGCGGCGGGGCGACAGCTACGTGACGTGGCCCGGGTGGTACTGGCCGTTCCACATGGTGATGTGCGCCGCGCCGGAGCTCGTCGACTGGTTCTCCAGGGCCTTCTACGTCTCCAAGTCCAGCGACAAGGACGGCGACACGCTCAGCAAGAAGATCCTCATGGCCGTCGGCGGCAACAAGTTCTACCCCAAGAACATCCGCTCCTCCCAGCCCCAATAA